The genomic region CTTGTCAAAAAAGAGTATATTGACCGTACATACATGTTCTATGAAAAATACGGGGGTGCAACGATCTTTGTTGCACGTTTTGTCCCGTTGGTGCGGACCTTTGCACCATTCCTTGCGGGCGTGGGATCGATGCACTACTCCCGGTTCCTGTTCTATAATGTTCTGGGTGCTGTATGCTGGACTGCGGGGGTAGTTCTTGCCGGATATTATTTTGGTTCATTTACGATAGTAAAAGAAAATATGAGCCTTTTGATTATCGCTGTTATTGCCATGAGTGCGATTACCATCCTGTTCATACTCTACGGCATTATTTCCGGGTACCTGGAGAAGAGAAAAACGGCAGATTCCCGGAAAGAATAATTACGTTTTTTTCTGGTAATATATTGGTAATTTTGATATTGAGCGGATTGCAAAGATGGGGGCTGACGCCCCCATGCCCCCAAATACGATGCATCCCGCCGCCCCCGCGGTGGATCAGTCGGTTTAAATCTGGAGCAATGTCTTTATCCGCTTCTTATCAGATCTCCATCTCTGAAATGTGCTGAATAAACCTCCCCGCCCAGCGAGGCCCCGACGAGGCGGCCGAGCGACCCCCGAAGGGGGTGGGAAGCATCACAATCAAAATTGAATGGTATACTAATCTCTTCAAAATAACGATAATCCTTTCACTCAGGCCTTCATACGGGACTGAACGTTTCACATACTCCGAAATGAGAGACTATGAAAAATTATTTTTTGTGGGCAATCGTCATGCCCTTGTTATCGACTTTCGTGCTGATAGTGACGCTCAGGCCAAGAGGTTTGAGTAGTTTGTCCATGGCTTTCCGGTCAAGTGCGGTGACTACGGCAATAGAAGGACCTACCGAACTCATACCGACAAATTCGAGTTTTTTCTCCCGAAGCTGGCTCATGTAATGATAGATCCCGTAACTGTGGTGCTCCACTTCAGCTCGTTTGGATCCCCGGAACTCGATCTCCCAGACCACATCGCCAGCTTTTTTTATGTCATCGTTTTCAAGTGCGGGTACAAGGTCCATCAAGAAGAGATATGCCTTAAGTTCGCGGTCACGGTAATCCAATGTCCGTGCCTTGTTCATCAGGAGATTGAATTCCTGCGTCCCGGCCGATGAAATGTCTGTGGGGGGGATTATAATATGCACATTCTTTCCTTCGGCAAAGGAGTGATGGTAGACCAGCGAGAGCTCATCGCCCATGATTGCCATGCCACCATGGGTACTTACCGCAGGGCCGACACCGGTCTCGAATCCAAAAGCAACATTACCATCTGTGGTCTCTTCAACATAATTATGACCGATTAAATGGCGGAGCTGGGTATTGGTGAGCGGAGAACCCACGGCAACATTCATTGCAGTAGCTACTGCAATCATGACGGTGCTGGTTGATCCAAGGCCCACATGTTTCTGTTCATGATCGGTTGCCGTGATGGTAAATCCGCCGGTATATCCGACCGCCTTTTTGAACACGGCGACGAAGTTCTCGATGATAGGTGCACGCCCATAATTGATCGAGATTTCTTTTTTTGTACATTCAACCGTTGCAGTACAATAACACTGTATTGCAAACCCGATGCCACCGCCGCCCGGGTGATCCGGGGCAAAGCGGTTCATGTCCAGGACGGTCAGGTGGATGCGTGCCGGGGCTTTGACAGTTACTTTCCCATTTACCGGTGCCAGTTTGAACTTCTTCTTCTCAAGCCCGAGCGTTTTTAAAATTGTTTTTGGAGCGAAAGACTTGAACTCGTACTCCACGAGATCCAGATCCCCACCGCGGATTTTCATGATCGGCATATGTAACAGTTCCTGTTATGAGCGATCGAAGAAAATGTTTTTGCCTGTAGCAGAGAGGGGAATCGCATAGGCAACCGTACAATCCTTTCCCAAAAGCCCGAGATCGATAGCGGCTACACCGCCGGAATACATAATCCGGTTATCGACATTATGAATCTGGGCGGTTTTTACTGCCGAGCCAAGGGCAATGCCGAGGTCAGCCATCCGTATAGCGCAGTTGGGCCCGGAATACGGCGTGGTTTTCTTGTTCTTGCGCTTTTTGCATTCCATTGCCATCTCCGCACAGGTCGCAAACCCACACGCACCGCAATTGATGCCGACAATGACATCACCCCGTGCACCAACCAGGACGCACGCATCACTTGCTGAAATGTTCTTTGCATCTCTTTTGAAAAAACCAATATCGCGTTCTTCTCCCAGTTCGGAAAGTCGGGTAGCCAGCGTGGACACTTCCTTTCCGGTAAGCACCCTGATACTAATCGTATCCACTCCTTTTCCTTTCGGGGCGGTGCGAGCGGCAAGGGCCATGAGACCGGCAACTACCGTCACTGCTGTCTTTTCAAGAGTCATATGAAAATATTGTAACCGGACAGATGAAAAATGGTGAGGATATTATGTCGTGTCTTTTACAATAAGAAAAAGAAAAAATGTTCCATCAGAAGGTATTGTTTTTCTTACTCATCAGGTTCAAAAACAGCCCTGTCTGTATCCGATGGAGAGGTGTTCCATACCTGCCAGCACAAACCGGCAATACAGATCAGGATACATAGAGCCAGCAGGATTGCACTGAAAATATTCTCTGCAATTAGCAGGTTGACGGGAATTTGCATTCCCAATTTGTCGTTTACGATACCTATTCCCAGAGCCACGATAAGAAACAAAATCGTACCAATGATACAGCCAAGAATTACTGCTGCAGCAATACGCAGCATGTTTGGCCTTTCTGCTTTTTCTGCCATAGTGTCAGTATCTCTCGCCCGATATTTAGTAATTGGTGCTCTGCTGAAACCTTAAAGAAAAACAAGCAGTCACTCTTTAGGTTTCAGTACGTTGTGCTTTCATTCTTGATGGTTTGGTATCTCCTTGTATTACGATAACCATCAGATTGTTGATAAAATCCCATACTGGGGATCAAGGGGGCGCTTCTCTTGGGAAATCTCCCCTCTGGAAGAGAGCCATGATTTTTAAGAGGGAGAGTAAAGGCAGACCGACAAAAAATTTCTATGAAAAGAATAAGAGAGAGAAATAATATGGCGGAGAAAAAGAAATGCGAGTACTGTGAAAAGGACGCTATCGGGTACCAGGGATTTGGGTGTTGCTCAGCATACGTATGTCTTGAACATGCCGATAACTTCGTTCTTAATCTTAAACCCGGCGGGAAACTGAGTTCGGGTGATTGTTACTTTGAACGGTTCTGAATCACCGGTTTATCCTGCATCACCAGAAAGGGGCAGGTGTAAGAAGCATCTGCTTTACGTTTCCATTACCGTATATCCACGGTTTTATTAGATAGATCGTTTTTGATCTTATGCATCAATACCAAAAAAAAGGTTATGCTTTTTTCGCAATGAGCGTTATACCACCCAAAGCCGCGAGAACTGCAATGATATTCACAACCGCGATGAGGTCCGGACCAAGACCGATGATATTGAAGTAATCATACAACGCGAATAGCAGGAACGCAACTGCAAAGAGATATCCTGCCGGTTTTTTCAGAACGCCACCGATGTAACATCCGACAATCACAATAAGGAACTCAATAATAATAGAGATTGGCGTGAGTATGTCAACAAGTATCATACAGATCCCTTTTTTTTGACAGATTTAATATTTTTGATGACCCCTTCCGATTATGGGTTCAATAGAGCGGGATAAGGGAGGTTTGCTTTTTTTTAATGTATGAATATAATTATGGCGATCTGCCAATCGAGGTATTGACATACACAATTTCATTGGTGTACCAAGTCAGATATACCGATGAATTGGCGATCTCCTTATTTCCCTGCAATGAATACAGGTGTAAATCAATTTTTACGGGTTTCTTATTCCGTTCAGGATCAGTTCCGGGATACGTCCAGTGGATATCCTTTGCAGTATCGTCGTACACGGGATTTCCCAATATGGTGACTTCAGACGTTGATGGAATAACCCTGATGAAATAGCCATAATCGGCAGACCAGGTATGTCTGCTTGCCAGTAATTCACGCCCGGAGATATTCGTGATTTCGAGCCGCAATCCTTTTGCCGATGAGATATGCGGGGAGAAATACTGCGGGTCTGCCTGTATTTTTATATTCCCGGAAAAAGCATCCGCATTATCAAAAAACCGGGGAAGAGCAAAGGGAATGAAGACAAGAAATCCTATTACCAGAAGGGTAAATACAACCACGCTCAGCCGGGGGAATTTTTCCAGTCCCGGAATATTTCCGGTAATTTTTTTCCCGATATTCCAGCCTAAAAATGCATAGATAGCCAGCGGAATACAGGTGAGTCCCGTGATAGCCGCAAAAAGCCATGAATATTTATTGGGGATCAAGGGCATTATCAGGATAAAAAACAGCGTCAGGCCAAACCACATCGGCACTAAACAGAGAAGTAGTACAGAGCGCTGGGAATCACCATCATACCAGGTAATAAGCGTCCGGGACCAGAGAGTAATTTTTTTCCGGATATTTTCGGTATCCCTGCCTTCGATGATCAGGCCAAATATCAAAATAAAACAGATCGTTAAGAATACCGCTCCAAAAAAAATGATAATGGAAAGGAACAAGGGGAGGAGGCTGTCCGTATCGGTAATCCAGGATGCCCCCAGAATACGGGTCCCCATATTGGGTATAAGGGAGATCATGGTTCCGGTTATACCAACCATCGTGAAAAAACGAAAATTTTCCCATAAAAAATGCCGGATGGTAAAGGGATTTTTTATCTTTTTTTTACACGAGGGGCATTCACTGTCAGGAGAGGATAGTTCCCTGCCGCAATCGGGACATATTTTCATTATGCTTTTGTGTAACACGTTAAATTTTATAAATGATTTTATGTTACCGGAAATTTTCGTCGTATTTTGATCGCGTCCCGTTTTATGGGGTTCTGGATAGGGCGGGCTCTTAAAATATGCACTGATAGAGAGCAGTTGAGCGGGCGATCGCTGCCGGATCGACAGGACAATTCCGGAATTGAACGATGGGCTGATTTGGAGTTGCTCGGGAAAATGAGACCGGGTAATAGGTTACCGGAAAAGGTCATGGAGATAAAACCGGTACTGACCGAGTTTTCCCTCGAAATTTGATGCGCCGATGTACATGACCGTCCCGGTTTCAGTCGCAGCCTGGATGCCGGTTTTCATTGCATTCCTGATGGAGCTCTCATCGATACCATTCAAAACGATCTCATATACTGAAGCCACTCCTTCAGGGACTAACGAATCGGGGATTCGATCCTTGAGAGTAGGACACCAGGCATGGTTGGTGCTTGCCGGCATCGGGAAACGATAGTTTTTGCACCCTACCTTTGAACCGCTGCCAACAATACCACCCGCAAAACTGGTTATAACACCATGAATGCCGGTTATTTTTTTTACTGCAGCAACGGCGCCGGAAAGTGCCGACTGCTGGTCTTTTCCCATGACCAGAAAGTTCCCGCCGGCAATACCCTTTACGGTCCCAAAACGTTCCTCTCCCACATAATCGCCTTCCATAACCGGGATCTTCCAGCATTTCCTGCCACCAACCATGCACCGCTCTTCATACCGGTCCCCAAAATAGTGCATTTTTGAAAAGAACCGAAAATCAGCATCAGGAAAACCGTCAAAAGCTGATGCTGTCGGTGTGGGAAGGACACACTGGGAGATCCTGCCCGCGACATGTGATTTCATGTTCTTCTTTTCCGAACAGATCAGTATCGAGATTCCGGGTCTGCTATCCGGGGTCTCTTCTGGAGTGAGATATCGTTCAATCCCAGCTTCACAGGGGCACCCGATCTTGGATGTCGCAAACCCGGTCGCTTCTACAGCTGCCTTGTACGCCCACTCTGTTGTTGCTGCCGTGATGATAATCCGCGACAGCCAGACCGGGAATGCCTCTGCAAAGGTGTCAAGTATCCCGGTGCCGTTGATCTCCATTGCTCACCGTCCTATCCCGATAAACAATTCCGTCTTCAGTTATGATGTAGTCCATGGGGACATCATTCTCATCAACCGGCAGGCTGTCAACTTCCTG from Methanoregula sp. harbors:
- the fhcD gene encoding formylmethanofuran--tetrahydromethanopterin N-formyltransferase; translation: MEINGTGILDTFAEAFPVWLSRIIITAATTEWAYKAAVEATGFATSKIGCPCEAGIERYLTPEETPDSRPGISILICSEKKNMKSHVAGRISQCVLPTPTASAFDGFPDADFRFFSKMHYFGDRYEERCMVGGRKCWKIPVMEGDYVGEERFGTVKGIAGGNFLVMGKDQQSALSGAVAAVKKITGIHGVITSFAGGIVGSGSKVGCKNYRFPMPASTNHAWCPTLKDRIPDSLVPEGVASVYEIVLNGIDESSIRNAMKTGIQAATETGTVMYIGASNFEGKLGQYRFYLHDLFR
- a CDS encoding GHMP kinase, with amino-acid sequence MPIMKIRGGDLDLVEYEFKSFAPKTILKTLGLEKKKFKLAPVNGKVTVKAPARIHLTVLDMNRFAPDHPGGGGIGFAIQCYCTATVECTKKEISINYGRAPIIENFVAVFKKAVGYTGGFTITATDHEQKHVGLGSTSTVMIAVATAMNVAVGSPLTNTQLRHLIGHNYVEETTDGNVAFGFETGVGPAVSTHGGMAIMGDELSLVYHHSFAEGKNVHIIIPPTDISSAGTQEFNLLMNKARTLDYRDRELKAYLFLMDLVPALENDDIKKAGDVVWEIEFRGSKRAEVEHHSYGIYHYMSQLREKKLEFVGMSSVGPSIAVVTALDRKAMDKLLKPLGLSVTISTKVDNKGMTIAHKK
- a CDS encoding VTT domain-containing protein, coding for MFDSLINIFLHLDQNMISVVHEYGMWTYLILFCIIFLETGFVIMPFLPGDSLLFVAGAAAASGIMDLQWLFIAIILGAVLGDTVNYWIGNYIGLHVFLEKFPTLVKKEYIDRTYMFYEKYGGATIFVARFVPLVRTFAPFLAGVGSMHYSRFLFYNVLGAVCWTAGVVLAGYYFGSFTIVKENMSLLIIAVIAMSAITILFILYGIISGYLEKRKTADSRKE
- a CDS encoding DUF2148 domain-containing protein codes for the protein MTLEKTAVTVVAGLMALAARTAPKGKGVDTISIRVLTGKEVSTLATRLSELGEERDIGFFKRDAKNISASDACVLVGARGDVIVGINCGACGFATCAEMAMECKKRKNKKTTPYSGPNCAIRMADLGIALGSAVKTAQIHNVDNRIMYSGGVAAIDLGLLGKDCTVAYAIPLSATGKNIFFDRS